Within the Cotesia glomerata isolate CgM1 linkage group LG6, MPM_Cglom_v2.3, whole genome shotgun sequence genome, the region TGTGTCGATTATTTTCAACGTTTTGCCTTGCCCGGAAAAATTAATACCGATCATTTGCTTTATTGAGACGTTGCGCAAAATGAAATTATCGATGCTTATATGGGCGAATTGTTCGTCGAATTGGTCGATCCGTGTGTCTTCAATCATTAATGTTTCTATGCTCGATATGCTTGTGAATGTGTCGTGAGTTATTATTGGTattttttggatatttttcaaCTTGAATGTGTCTAATTTTTTGGATATCACAAAAGgttcaaattttaaacttcCGCTGATGTTTTGGATCAATATATGCCGAATTATTTGCGCGTTTGGCAGACTTGAAAAGTGTAGGTCGGCGAATTTGCATGATGTTATTGCTAAATATGACACATTTTCGTAGTTTATGTTGCTTGGAAGATTCAACTCCTggaacaatattaaaaaaaaaaaaaacttatttgtttttcgatatttttgcTTGAGAGTTTTTAAACtggataatttataattctcacattttttctcaattatgttttttaaaaaatgtaaagtttacgtaaattttggtaaaaattcaatttttcaatatttattttagaaagcAACTTACTTGGGGAAAGTAATCTTAACATTTCTttctagtttaaaaaatttaaacatgcgagagaaattcaaattatagATGTCATATTAAACATAGATTAatcttatcaaaataaatttttaaaattaataaaagatttcaaATTATCtgattccaaaaattattaagattgTCTAAgctagtattaaaaaattttcaaaaatatcttacaattttctacaatttatttgactaaaatatagatacatatttaagaaatgaccttgtatcttgtgaactactgacatttttaaagatataagcttaccccgacattacactcgtcaagaccttttatttgagtacccacatcaatttttcatatattttatatatttatgtaattatatatatgaaaaatatatcaaaaatgcatgtgggtactcaaatgaaagctcttgatgagtgtatcatcggtatgagcttatatctttaaaaatatcaataattaagaaatgaccttgtatcttgtcaactattgacatttttaaagatataagctcactccgacattacactcgtcaagaccttttatttgaatacccacatcaatatttcatatattttatatatttatatatattatatatatgtatatatcaaaaatgcatgtgggtactcaaatgaaaggtcttgacgagtgtatcatcgggatgagcttatatctttaaaaacgtcaatatttaagaaagtccagtgcaatttaacaaaaatcattattcaataaagcaaaatttgatttattaatctaatattaataagaaaaattatttatcatatgaataaaaacaaacaaaaacaaaacttattgtcaaaaaatttctataattttttattaaaaaatccaattaaTTACCTCATTTCCATTACATTGACACTTAATAAGTTCTCCATGTTCATGATTACATGTCTCACTAATACTTTCACTATTAATTAACCCAGAGCAAgtcaaaatacttaaaaatacacttaaaattttcatattgcaattttttaattattcaatcaataaacacaaattattgaattaagtaTCAGTTATGTCTCCATAACAATCCGCGTATGCAacaataataacttaaaaaaatattcactcGGCTCAATAGTgccttgaattaaaaaaaatctttgattaaggaaaaaaaagcACAACCAATTCCTGTTGACTTGATAAACTTGTGAATCACAGTCGTTTTCCTTACTCCGTGCAGTATTTGTGGCTCGTGGTTTGAAACAAATATTCCTGTCGGTTGTTAAAGATTGTCGgtgaatagaaaaattatgattgaCAGTTTTTTTACTCTGCTGTTGTGATAACAATGATTGACATGAACGGCGGCAGGATTCTattgaatgaattaaaaaatataaataataagtattatAAATTCTGTTGAGATGCTTGCTACCGTTTAATTCTTCTGTTAATGGTTAATggtgaattattttaagtaaatggTGTAGGGACCCAAGAGACGCCGCATTATTAcaccggaaaaaattttgtaggacCGGAACTTCGGATTGCTAGAGATTTTATCTACATACCCACGCA harbors:
- the LOC123266638 gene encoding uncharacterized protein LOC123266638, with the protein product MKILSVFLSILTCSGLINSESISETCNHEHGELIKCQCNGNEELNLPSNINYENVSYLAITSCKFADLHFSSLPNAQIIRHILIQNISGSLKFEPFVISKKLDTFKLKNIQKIPIITHDTFTSISSIETLMIEDTRIDQFDEQFAHISIDNFILRNVSIKQMIGINFSGQGKTLKIIDTIIRNVAGDLNFAYFESIEIINSTFEFEKPGDIPIEGLNAQIINCVFLNVSVNLVVNENIKLKDNCADGKSSMRLSSKYVYSVGNRLPTEIIYTQNRTNSVLFHNNNNTVCIAGNCKCPKSAGYNSYYKFHANIYLSILLLVGVYSL